Below is a window of Ruegeria sp. THAF33 DNA.
GAACCGAGGCCATCAAAACGGCGCAATACCCAAAAAGGCGATGTGCCCAGACGTATTTCAAAAAAGCATTGGCCAGCAGCAGGACAACCACAAGTATCTTGATTTCCCAGACCATCGCCGGTGCGCTGCCGATGGCAAGATCCGTCGCCACCCCGGCCAATCGTTCGGTATTGCCCAACAGGGCCAGACCACCCCCGATGGCAATCATCGTGGTCGAGGCGAAAAAGGTGCTGCCTTGCCGCATGGCAGCCACGACCTGCGCATCGAACATCCGTGGCTGACGCGTCACCATCTCGTGCATCCAGTCGCGGCGGTAGCCATCCATCACAAGGGCGACGGACGGCTTCTGTGGTGACGG
It encodes the following:
- a CDS encoding DUF599 domain-containing protein is translated as MTWIERAALFSPLDYAAIAILLGAWLWIGWKIEHPSPQKPSVALVMDGYRRDWMHEMVTRQPRMFDAQVVAAMRQGSTFFASTTMIAIGGGLALLGNTERLAGVATDLAIGSAPAMVWEIKILVVVLLLANAFLKYVWAHRLFGYCAVLMASVPNDPEDPNAYPRAGQAAEICVTAARSFNRGLRATYFALASLAWFLGPMALVLGTMITFGVLYRREFASHSRAILMAQTSNTET